A stretch of Drosophila gunungcola strain Sukarami chromosome 3L unlocalized genomic scaffold, Dgunungcola_SK_2 000002F, whole genome shotgun sequence DNA encodes these proteins:
- the LOC128257815 gene encoding histone acetyltransferase KAT2A: MSGGPSITLKSQPIDGNNTGNAAAQQQQQANANGAATAGASGAPGSSVQAQTPGNAGAVGGGSVPAEGTRQNSLQRIQQRKQKVFNLPVPQKLAKLSMYSACQSEGCRCTGWKTPQENRHRDVESSYCPEFNEECRNASCRHSLRMHIAHLDNISSSSMDELLGAIIDMENLFMSMQRVEDEDTKKVYLYLFRLLRQCVLTRQQAVIRGPLGDPPFESPCITKAVLSLVFYKYNHLNPTELQTMTEVAKTFLNFLNHYNFESPSTRRGDLTHEDASNYKINYTRWLVFCHVPAFCNSLRQFETSLVFGRTLLRTVFQYMSQQLKKKCISERDRFPEDKRSIITQMPKFLEALRAELLKDDSPIWDPNYRPPNSFVIQQRKRHQEVAPAAPGASVASIGGAKRASVGEPLHKRIKKEPTDRCSSESLDDLPPDVVMRAMKSVSESKTTNKAEILFPVNVSRDENVKAEEQKRAIEFHVVGNSLTKPVDKQTVLWLLGLQLVFAYQLPEMPREYISQLVFDTKHKTLALIKENQPIGGICFRPFPTQGFTEIVFCAVTMSEQVKGYGTHLMNHLKDYSIMRGIKHLLTFADCDAIGYFKKQGFSKDIKLARPVYAGYIKEYDSATLMHCELHPSIVNTQFIAVIRNQSEILKELIAQRHNEVQKVRPGLTCFKEGLPSIPVESIPGLREIGWKPQMRPARSARPLEESSDPEKLATSFASVLQSVRQHTTAWPFLRPVTAAEVPDYYDHIKYPMDLKTMGERLKKGYYQTRRLFMADMARIFSNCRFYNSPDTEYYRCANSLERYFQTKMRELGLWDK, encoded by the exons ATGTCAGGTGGTCCATCCATAACGCTAAAAAGCCAACCCATCGATGGTAACAACACTGGGAACGCTgcggcgcagcagcagcagcaggcaaaTGCGAATGGCGCAGCAACTGCTGGCGCATCTGGAGCCCCTGGCTCCTCGGTGCAGGCCCAAACTCCAGGAAACGCAGGAGCAGTAGGCGGCGGAAGTGTTCCGGCGGAGGGAACCAGGCAGAACAGCCTCCAGAGGATCCAGCAACGGAAGCAGAAGGTCTTCAACCTGCCCGTGCCCCAGAAACTGGCCAAACTCTCCATGTACTCCGCTTGCCAGTCGGAAGGATGCCGCTGCACTGGATGGAAAACGCCGCAGGAGAACCGCCATCGCGACGTGGAGTCCTCCTACTGTCCGGAGTTCAACGAGGAGTGCCGGAACGCCAGCTGCCGCCATTCGTTGCGGATGCACATCGCCCATCTGGACAACATCTCCAGCTCCAGCATGGACGAGCTGCTGGGCGCCATCATAGACATGGAGAATCTGTTCATGTCCATGCAGCGCGTCGAGGATGAGGACACCAAGAaggtgtatctgtatctcttCCGCTTGCTGCGCCAGTGCGTCCTCACGCGCCAGCAGGCTGTGATCCGCGGTCCTCTGGGCGATCCGCCCTTCGAGTCGCCCTGCATCACCAAAGCGGTGCTGTCGCTGGTCTTCTACAAGTACAACCACCTTAACCCGACTGAACTGCAAACCATGACCGAGGTGGCCAAGACGTTCCTGAACTTTCTGAACCACTACAACTTTGAATCGCCATCAACCAGAAGGGGAGATCTCACCCACGAGGATGCGTCGAACTACAAGATCAACTACACGCGCTGGCTGGTCTTCTGCCACGTGCCCGCCTTCTGCAACTCTCTGCGCCAATTTGAAACGTCCCTGGTCTTTGGACGCACACTCCTCCGCACTGTCTTTCAGTACATGTCCCAGCAACTGAAGAAGAAGTGCATCTCGGAGCGGGACCGCTTTCCCGAGGACAAGCGCTCGATCATCACACAGATGCCCAAGTTTTTGGAGGCCCTTCGCGCCGAACTGCTGAAGGATGACTCGCCCATTTGGGATCCCAACTACCGGCCACCCAACTCGTTCGTCATCCAGCAGAGGAAGAGACACCAGGAGGTGGCGCCCGCAGCACCTGGTGCCAGTGTGGCATCCATAGGAGGCGCCAAACGTGCCAGTGTGGGCGAACCTCTGCATAAGAGAATCAAAAAGGAGCCTACAGATCGATGCAGCAG TGAGAGTTTGGATGATCTGCCCCCGGATGTGGTGATGCGGGCCATGAAATCGGTGTCGGAGTCGAAGACCACCAACAAGGCAGAGATACTCTTCCCGGTGAATGTTTCCCGCGATGAGAATGTCAAGGCGGAGGAGCAGAAGCGGGCCATCGAGTTCCACGTGGTGGGCAACTCGCTTACCAAGCCGGTGGACAAGCAGACGGTTCTGTGGCTCCTGGGCCTGCAGCTTGTGTTCGCCTATCAGCTGCCCGAGATGCCCCGCGAGTATATCAGCCAGTTGGTCTTTGACACCAAGCACAAGACTCTGGCGCTGATTAAGGAAAACCAGCCCATCGGTGGCATATGCTTTCGCCCGTTCCCCACGCAGGGATTCACGGAGATTGTGTTCTGCGCTGTCACCATGTCGGAACAAGTGAAGGGCTATGGAACGCACCTGATGAACCACCTGAAGGACTACAGTATCATGAGGGGCATCAAACATCTGCTCACATTCGCCGATTGCGATGCCATTGGGTATTTCAAGAAACAGGGTTTCTCCAAGGACATTAAGCTGGCGCGACCGGTGTACGCTGGTTACATCAAGGAGTACGATAGCGCCACTTTGATGCACTGCGAGCTGCATCCGAGCATTGTAAACACGCAGTTCATTGCCG TGATTCGCAATCAGAGCGAGATTCTGAAGGAATTGATAGCCCAGCGGCACAACGAGGTGCAAAAAGTGAGACCCGGTCTCACTTGTTTTAAGGAGGGTCTGCCCTCCATACCCGTTGAGTCGATTCCTGGTCTTCGGGAGATCGGTTGGAAGCCGCAAATGCGTCCGGCAAGGTCAGCCAGACCTCTGGAGGAATCCTCCGATCCGGAGAAACTGGCCACGTCCTTTGCATCCGTTCTGCAGTCCGTGCGCCAGCACACCACCGCTTGGCCCTTCTTGCGTCCGGTGACTGCGGCCGAAGTTCCGGACTACTACGACCATATCAAGTATCCCATGGACCTGAAGACCATGGGTGAGCGGCTGAAGAAGGGTTACTACCAAACACGCCGCCTGTTCATGGCGGACATGGCCCGCATCTTTTCCAACTGTCGGTTCTACAACTCACCCGACACCGAGTATTATCGATGTGCCAACTCCCTGGAGCGCTATTTCCAAACCAAAATGCGCGAGCTGGGACTGTGGGACAAATGA
- the LOC128257563 gene encoding uncharacterized protein LOC128257563, whose amino-acid sequence MEINESFDDVEDQLDNFVIRRNQQKGKATDSAESGPKIHENIPLTLWHILRANEDPERENVFIIRDKANNPIHFRTCIVYGFVVGFGTHNECFSKYLIDDGTGSLEASIAKKPGNRLVISSLHNEVTSLGSSEAFRPTAERLVRLLKTAMEYIDPSPITRGHNLFLRGRPNYFRGVVGMDAFQFFIDSGRSRNMEMGFADYLTDWHNNYSTT is encoded by the coding sequence atggaaataaatgaaaGTTTCGACGATGTCGAAGATCAGCTGGATAATTTCGTCATCCGGAGAAACcaacaaaaaggaaaggcAACTGATTCCGCAGAGTCCGGACCAAAGATTCACGAAAATATACCCCTAACTCTATGGCACATTTTACGGGCAAATGAGGATCCCGAaagagaaaatgtttttataattcgtGATAAAGCCAACAATCCGATACACTTTCGCACCTGCATTGTCTATGGTTTTGTGGTTGGATTTGGAACCCACAACGAGTGCTTCAGTAAATACTTAATTGATGATGGCACGGGTTCTCTGGAGGCGAGTATTGCCAAAAAGCCGGGCAATCGGCTTGTAATATCCAGCCTTCACAACGAAGTCACTTCCCTTGGCTCTTCCGAAGCGTTCAGACCCACGGCCGAAAGATTAGTCAGACTTTTGAAGACCGCCATGGAGTATATAGATCCCTCACCCATAACAAGGGGCCATAACCTGTTCCTGCGTGGACGCCCCAATTACTTCAGAGGAGTAGTGGGTATGGATGCCTTTCAGTTCTTCATAGACAGCGGCAGATCCCGGAATATGGAAATGGGATTCGCGGATTACTTAACAGACTGGCACAACAACTACAGCACAACTTAG
- the LOC128257562 gene encoding eukaryotic translation initiation factor 2 subunit 2, translated as MDAEDGFDPTLLKKKKKKKTTFDLDAALGLEDDSKKEDPQDEASVEGGAAAEEDNLDLESFGKKKKKKKKPFNMDEIEAAIPSFPGDDVAATEEPEEEEINLDMDFSMAKKKKKSKKKDLDELFADKLDDDRSEDKENVEDNSSTWFGSDRDYTYDELLKRVFEIILDKNPDMAAGRKPKFVMRPPQVLRVGTKKTSFANFMDIAKTLHRLPKHLLDFLLAELGTSGSMDGNQQLIIKGRFQPKQIENVLRRYIKEYVTCHTCRSPETILQKDTRLFFLQCESCGSRCSVASIKSGFQAVTGKRAAIRAKTT; from the exons ATGGACGCAGAAGAC GGTTTCGATCCCACTTTgttgaaaaagaagaagaagaagaagaccACCTTCGACCTGGACGCGGCACTGGGCCTGGAGGACGACAGCAAGAAGGAGGACCCGCAGGACGAGGCTTCGGTAGAAGGTGGAGCCGCCGCCGAGGAGGATAATCTAGATCTGGAGAGCTTCggcaagaagaagaaaaagaagaagaagccaTTTAACATGGACGAAATCGAGGCCGCAATCCCTAGTTTCCCCGGCGACGATGTGGCCGCCACCGAGGAgcccgaggaggaggagatcaACCTGGACATGGACTTCTCGATggccaaaaagaagaagaagagcaAGAAGAAGGACCTGGACGAGCTGTTTGCGGATAAACTGGACGACGACAGGAGCGAAGACAAAGAGAATG TGGAGGACAACAGTTCCACCTGGTTTGGTTCCGATCGTGACTACACATACGACGAGTTGCTGAAGCGGGTCTTCGAAATCATTCTCGACAAGAATCCGGACATGGCCGCCGGTCGCAAGCCAAAGTTCGTGATGCGTCCGCCACAAGTGCTGCGCGTGGGAACCAAGAAAACCTCCTTTGCCAACTTCATGGACATTGCGAAAACACTGCATCGCCTGCCCAAGCATCTGCTCGACTTCCTGCTGGCCGAGTTGGGTACCAGTGGGTCCATGGACGGCAACCAGCAGTTGATCATCAAGGGCCGTTTCCAGCCCAAACAGATCGAGAACGTGCTGCGTCGCTACATCAAGGAGTATGTCACCTGTCACACCTGCCGCTCCCCGGAGACGATATTGCAGAAGGATACGCGCCTTTTCTTCCTGCAGTGCGAGTCCTGCGGCTCCCGCTGCTCGGTGGCCAGCATCAAGTCAGGTTTCCAGGCTGTCACCGGCAAACGTGCCGCCATTCGAGCAAAAACAACCTAA
- the LOC128257536 gene encoding phosphoacetylglucosamine mutase, with protein MSINLRTVYAFAREMYPKTSKETIQYGTAGFRGKAEFLDSVMFRMGVLATLRSRFRGGSVIGVMITASHNPEPDNGVKLVDPKGEMLEASWEAIATDLVNVSDQELEQQVAKIIKDNNIDVTTSSQVFVGMDNRYHSPRLLKAVADGVIALKGNVKEYGIVTTPMLHYFVVAANTKEAYGKPTEEGYYDKLIKSFELLRNGRLENGNYRNNIIYDGANGVGARKMLQFIKRMKGSLNVTVINQGVGVGKINEDCGADYVKVQQRPPKSMPEVEPFTRCVSVDGDADRVVYFFSDDKGEFHLLDGDRIATLVAGFLMELVTQAEIDLRLGLVQTAYANGASTNYIVDELKFPVSCVPTGVKHLHHKALEYDIGVYFEANGHGTIVFSDNAKATIAQAAETKDSAKTLLLLIDLINETVGDAISDMLLVETILNHKGWDVQDWISSYNDLPNRQLKVKVQDRNVIETTDAERVCVKPEGLQTEINKVVANYKRGRSFVRPSGTEDVVRVYAEAATKEDTDTLAYEVGLLVQKLAGGVGPELTKPNSAHL; from the exons ATGTCTATTAATCTGCGCACCGTTTACGCGTTCGCCAGGGAAATGTACCCAAAAACCTCCAAGGAAACCATTCAATATGGAACAGCTGGCTTTCGCGGCAA agCCGAATTCCTGGACAGCGTGATGTTTCGCATGGGAGTTTTGGCCACCTTGCGATCCCGGTTCCGTGGAGGCTCCGTAATCGGCGTGATGATCACTGCATCCCACAATCCGGAGCCGGACAATGGTGTGAAGCTGGTCGATCCCAAGGGAGAGATGCTAGAGGCCAGCTGGGAGGCGATAGCCACCGATCTGGTGAATGTCAGCGACCAGGAACTGGAGCAGCAGGTGGCCAAGATTATCAAGGACAATAACATCGATGTAACGACAAGTTCCCAGGTGTTTGTGGGCATGGACAACAGATACCACAGTCCGCGACTTTTGAAAGCGGTGGCCGATGGAGTAATAGCGCTGAAGGGAAACGTCAAGGAGTACGGCATCGTGACCACGCCCATGCTGCACTACTTCGTGGTGGCGGCAAATACGAAGGAAGCCTACGGCAAACCCACGGAGGAGGGATACTATGATAAGCTGATCAAGTCCTTCGAACTGCTGCGAAACGGCCGCCTGGAGAACGGAAACTATCGAAACAATATCATTTACGATGGCGCCAATGGAGTGGGTGCCCGCAAAATGCTGCAGTTCATCAAGCGCATGAAGGGTTCCTTGAATGTGACGGTCATAAACCAGGGCGTGGGTGTGGGCAAGATCAACGAGGACTGCGGCGCCGACTATGTAAAGGTCCAGCAGAGACCGCCGAAATCCATGCCCGAGGTGGAACCCTTCACGAGATGTGTCAGCGTGGACGGGGATGCCGATCGGGTGGTGTACTTCTTCAGCGACGACAAGGGCGAGTTCCACCTCCTGGATGGCGATCGCATAGCCACTTTGGTCGCTGGCTTCCTCATGGAACTGGTCACACAGGCCGAAATCGACTTGAGATTGGGCCTGGTGCAGACCGCCTACGCCAATGGAGCCTCCACCAATTATATAGTGGATGAACTGAAGTTCCCCGTTTCCTGTGTTCCCACGGGCGTTAAGCACCTGCACCACAAAGCTCTGGAGTACGACATCGGTGTTTATTTCGAGGCGAATGGTCACGGAACGATTGTGTTCAGTGACAATGCAAAGGCCACAATCGCCCAAGCTGCGGAAACGAAAGACAGTGCCAAGACCCTGTTGCTCCTCATCGATCTGATCAACGAAACGGTGGGCGATGCCATTTCGGACATGCTGCTGGTGGAAACCATCCTGAACCACAAGGGCTGGGACGTGCAGGACTGGATCTCGTCGTACAATGACCTGCCCAACCGACAGCTGAAGGTCAAGGTGCAGGATCGGAACGTCATCGAGACGACGGATGCGGAGCGAGTGTGCGTGAAGCCGGAGGGTCTGCAGACGGAGATCAACAAGGTGGTGGCCAACTACAAAAGGGGTCGCTCCTTTGTGCGTCCCTCGGGAACCGAGGATGTGGTGCGTGTCTATGCCGAGGCGGCCACAAAAGAG GATACCGATACCCTTGCCTACGAAGTGGGACTTCTGGTGCAGAAACTGGCCGGAGGCGTTGGCCCGGAATTGACGAAACCCAACAGTGCCCACCTTTAA
- the LOC128257471 gene encoding melanotransferrin — protein MARSLVFVALVGALCFTLANAQHHYDEHKTSHLIWCTKSQEEQYKCQNLTVAIERDRALFDEVFLNLTCFMAYSADECIHHIDREKAHITSLDAGDVFTAGRYNSLIPIMQEKLEGGFADYQSVAVVKKGSLPDLNNLRDMRNKRVCFPWVGSLAGWIVPIHALQREGGMEVVDCNNQVKTAASYFNSSCAVYSLSDKYNPIGDNSDKLCTLCTGKIPGGRCSAADPYFGYEGAFKCLMEKGDVAFLRHSTVNEMLQTTEFKNIKPDTFELLCRDGRRVPINDYRQCNWGQVPADAIVTSSARSFSDRKQYQQFLKRIAELYSDGIRDDQNRQGGQGFSNRNNYNEQGQSGAYDQFNNNDPYRSQNQYDQYRSERLDSSFSPERNPQDGTNTSILYEKFRIFESKRYGKPNLLFQDSSRALTVIPEDDQSFTKYLGPAINFIYGIRECPVPAMTLCVTSENELEKCIRMRTALKAHLLKPELICKKMHSHINCMQFIEAGKADISVFDAGDVYTGGLNYDLVPFMSEVYNLGEPEYYVVAVAKEEDPDTELTYLKGKNTCHTGINTAAGWTYPMALFISNGWIRPYGCDSVRAAAEYFTKSCVPGAISSEYNTGVPYDSMCDLCHGTSYRYCRRDASEDYYGHTGAFRCLVEGGGHVAFMKHTTVMESTGGKRKEWWARNALNDDFELLCTDGTRAEIQEYKRCNLGKVKANAVVTRGGVNYNETQINAYINLLTYAQQLYGRKEVDAFSFSMFSSPIGHYDLIFQDATRQLKVIPTNKRRYDSYLGSDFMRARRITDCYAGASALSLSVGLLLVVSLVAML, from the exons ATGGCTAGAAGCCTCGTTTTTGTGGCTCTAGTCGGCGCTTTATGTTTTACCCTCGCTAACG CACAACACCACTATGACGAGCACAAGACCAGCCATCTCATCTGGTGCACCAAGAGCCAGGAGGAGCAGTACAAGTGCCAGAATCTCACGGTGGCCATCGAACGCGATCGGGCATTATTCGACGAGGTGTTCCTGAATCTCACCTGCTTCATGGCCTACAGTGCGGATGAGTGCATCCACCACATCGATCGCGAGAAGGCGCACATCACCTCGCTGGACGCCGGAGATGTCTTCACGGCAGGACGATACAACTCCCTTATTCCCATCATGCAGGAAAAACTGGAGGGCGGTTTTGCGGACTATCAATCCGTGGCCGTGGTGAAGAAGGGATCACTGCCGGATTTGAATAATCTCCGCGACATGCGAAACAAGAGGGTCTGCTTCCCTTGGGTGGGCAGTTTGGCCGGTTGGATTGTGCCCATTCACGCG CTCCAAAGGGAAGGCGGCATGGAAGTTGTGGACTGTAACAATCAGGTGAAGACAGCTGCCAGCTATTTCAACAGTTCGTGTGCCGTGTACTCGCTGTCTGACAAATACAATCCCATTGGCGACAACTCAGATAA ACTCTGTACGCTTTGCACTGGCAAGATTCCCGGAGGACGCTGTTCGGCTGCAGATCCCTACTTTGGATACGAAGGCGCCTTCAAGTGTTTGATGGAAAAAGGAGATGTCGCCTTTTTGCGCCATTCGACTGTAAATGAAATGCTGCAGACCACCGAATTCA aaaacataaaaccaGACACTTTTGAGCTGCTTTGTCGCGATGGCCGTCGTGTTCCCATTAATGATTATCGACAGTGTAATTGGGGCCAAGTTCCCGCCGATGCCATTGTCACATCTTCAGCACGCAGCTTCAGCGATCGAAAGCAATATCAGCAATTCCTGAAACGCATCGCGGAGTTGTATTCCGATGGAATTCGTGACGATCAAAACAGACAGGGCGGACAAGGGTTCAGCAACCGCAATAATTACAACGAACAGGGTCAAAGCGGCGCCTACGATCAGTTTAACAATAATGACCCCTATAGAAGCCAAAACCAATACGATCAGTACCGCAGTGAACGGTTGGACAGCAGTTTCTCCCCAGAAAGAAATCCGCAGGACGGCACCAACACTTCAATACTCTATGAAAAGTTCCGCATTTTCGAGTCGAAACGTTATGGCAAGCCAAATTTGCTTTTCCAG gaCTCAAGCCGGGCTCTTACTGTTATCCCTGAAGATGATCAGTcgtttacaaaatatttgggcCCTGCCATTAACTTTATTTACGGCATTCGCGAGTGTCCTGTTCCGGCGATGACCCTTTGCGTGACTTCAGAGAACGAACTCGAGAAGTGTATCAGAATGAGG ACTGCCCTGAAAGCGCATCTTTTGAAACCGGAACTGATATGCAAGAAGATGCACTCCCACATAAACTGCATGCAGTTCATCGAAGCTGGCAAGGCTGACATTTCGGTTTTCGATGCCGGAGATGTCTACACCGGCGGACTGAACTACGACCTGGTCCCGTTCATGTCGGAGGTGTACAATCTGGGCGAGCCCGAGTACTATGTGGTGGCTGTGGCTAAGGAGGAGGATCCCGACACGGAGCTAACGTACCTAAAGGGCAAGAATACCTGCCACACAGGCATCAACACCGCCGCTGGCTGGACCTATCCGATGGCTCTGTTCATCTCGAACGGCTGGATTCGCCCGTACGGATGCGACTCGGTTCGGGCTGCAGCTGAGTACTTCACCAAGTCTTGTGTTCCGGGTGCGATTAGCAGTGAATACAATACTGGAGTGCCCTACGACAGCATGTGCGATCTGTGCCATGGAACTAGCTACAGATACTGTCGTCGCGATGCCTCCGAGGATTACTACGGACATACGGGTGCATTCAGGTGCTTGGTGGAGGGTGGCGGACATGTGGCCTTCATGAAGCACACCACGGTGATGGAGAGCACAGGCGGCAAGCGCAAAGAGTGGTGGGCAAGGAATGCTCTCAACGACGATTTTGAACTCCTTTGCACTGATGGCACCCGTGCCGAAATTCAGGAATACAAGCGCTGCAATCTAGGCAAGGTAAAGGCCAATGCCGTCGTCACTCGCGGTGGAGTCAACTACAACGAGACCCAAATAAATGCCTACATCAACCTGCTGACCTATGCCCAACAACTGTACGGCCGAAAGGAAGTAGACGCGTTTAGCTTTAGCATGTTCTCTTCGCCCATTGGACACTACGATCTGATCTTCCAGGATGCCACGCGGCAGTTGAAAGTCATTCCAACGAACAAACGACGCTACGATTCCTATTTGGGCAGCGATTTTATGCGAGCTCGCCGCATCACCGATTGCTATGCCGGTGCCTCGGCATTATCCTTATCCGTAGGCCTGCTTCTCGTGGTCTCTCTAGTTGCAATGCTCTAA
- the LOC128257366 gene encoding uncharacterized protein LOC128257366: MAVLRGWRFVGFVSCIVGAVGLTLYPVIVDPMLNTDKYKSLQEYSKIKRDELEHIRRQ; the protein is encoded by the coding sequence ATGGCAGTCCTACGTGGGTGGAGATTCGTTGGATTCGTGTCCTGTATCGTCGGTGCCGTGGGCCTAACGCTATATCCTGTGATTGTGGACCCGATGCTGAACACCGACAAATACAAATCCCTGCAGGAAtacagcaaaataaaaagagatgAACTGGAGCATATAAGAAGGCAGTAA
- the LOC128258022 gene encoding phosphomannomutase, with the protein MGTATLKRDEILLLFDVDGTLTMPRSTVTPEFEEFFYSKVKPRATIGIVGGSDLEKMFEQLNGQKILNEFDFVFPENGLVQIEGGKEVGKQNIIKHLGEKTLKRFINFVLRYLSELDVPIKRGTFIEFRNGMMNVCPIGRQCTREERNMFATYDIEHKVREQMIRDLKKEFADVDLTYSIGGQISFDVFPHGWDKTYCLRHIEAHYKFKEIHFFGDKTDPGGNDYEIYSDPRTISHRVYTPKDTERILTEILEL; encoded by the coding sequence ATGGGCACTGCCACTCTGAAACGTGACGAAATCCTCCTGCTCTTCGATGTGGACGGCACTCTGACGATGCCCCGGTCCACGGTGACCCCGGAGTTCGAGGAGTTCTTCTACTCGAAGGTGAAACCCAGGGCCACCATCGGTATTGTCGGAGGATCCGACCTGGAGAAGATGTTCGAGCAGCTGAACGGCCAGAAGATCCTCAACGAGTTCGACTTTGTATTCCCGGAGAACGGACTGGTGCAGATTGAGGGCGGCAAGGAGGTGGGAAAACAGAACATCATCAAGCATCTGGGAGAGAAGACCCTGAAGCGCTTCATCAACTTTGTCCTGCGATACCTATCCGAACTGGATGTGCCCATCAAGAGGGGAACTTTCATCGAGTTCCGGAATGGCATGATGAACGTGTGTCCCATTGGACGCCAGTGCACCCGGGAGGAGCGGAATATGTTCGCCACCTACGACATAGAGCACAAGGTGCGGGAGCAGATGATCAGGGACCTCAAGAAGGAGTTTGCCGACGTGGATCTCACGTACTCTATTGGTGGTCAGATCAGCTTCGATGTCTTCCCCCATGGTTGGGATAAAACCTACTGCCTGCGACATATCGAAGCCCACTACAAGTTCAAGGAAATCCATTTTTTCGGCGATAAAACAGACCCGGGCGGCAATGATTATGAGATTTACAGCGATCCTAGAACCATCAGCCATAGAGTATACACTCCCAAAGATACAGAACGCATCCTCACTGAGATTTTGGAGCTGTGA
- the LOC128258021 gene encoding kelch domain-containing protein 4 — MGKKDKNKKKGKGAEKTAMKTDKKQAARQKKMLEKLGEANIADIIQLLEAKEGKIETISESVCLPPSPRSNFTLVSHPEKEELIMFGGELYTGTKTSVYNDLYFYNIKTSEWRELRSPSGPTPRSGHQMVAVASNGGELWMFGGEHASPSQLQFHHYKDLWKFSLKSRKWEKVSAPNGPSPRSGHRMTVSKKRLFIFGGFHDNNQSYHYFNDLHIFSLESYQWLKTEIGGTIVPSPRSGCCIAASPEGKIYVWGGYSRASMKKEADRGVTHTDMFVLSQDKNAGDADNKYKWAPVKAGGYKPKPRSSVGCTVAANGKAYTFGGVMDVDEDDEDVHGQFGDDLLAFDLTSQTWRLQEIQAKTSPAEKKESDESKDVEMSAPDKPVTTTTDGIFTVTVGGPSTSTPYVSNIPSLFPKAKPSNVPSPRMNPGLCVCKGTLYIFGGIFEEDAKQLTYNDFYSLDLHKMEWKVIIPNNLKAHAWEDSDSSSSDEECSSNDEDSSNDSDMDTD; from the exons ATGGGCAAGAAGGACAAGAACAAGAAGAAGGGCAAAGGAGCCGAGAAGACGGCCATGAAAACGGACAAAAAGCAGGCAGCACGGCAAAAGAAAATGCTGGAAAAGCTAGGAGAA gcAAATATCGCGGATATAATCCAGCTGTTAGAGGCCAAGGAGGGAAAAATAGAGACCATTAGTGAATCTGTCTGCTTGCCGCCATCTCCCCGCTCCAACTTCACCTTAGTTTCCCATCCGGAGAAGGAGGAACTCATCATGTTTGGCGGAGAACTTTATACGGGAACAAAGACCTCAGTGTACAACGACTTATActtttacaatattaaaaccaGCGAGTGGAGGGAGCTGAGATCGCCTTCAGGACCCACGCCCAGAAGTGGACACCAAATGGTGGCTGTGGCTAGTAATGGAGGAGAACTTTGG ATGTTTGGAGGAGAGCATGCCAGTCCGTCTCAGCTGCAGTTCCACCACTATAAGGATTTATGGAAGTTTTCATTGAAATCTCGCAAATGGGAAAAAGTATCTGCGCCCAATGGACCAAGTCCTAGGAGTGGTCATCGAATGACCGTCTCCAAGAAGCGTTTGTTTATCTTTGGCGGCTTCCATGATAACAACCAGTCGTATCATTACTTTAACGATCTTCACATCTTTTCGCTGGAGTCTTATCAATGGCTAAAAACTGAGATCGGAGGAACTATTGTACCATCCCCTCGATCTGGCTGCTGTATAGCCGCTTCTCCGGAAGGCAAAATCTATGTTTGGGGAGGTTACTCAAGGGCCTCTATGAAAAAGGAAGCGGATCGTGGAGTAACTCACACGGATATGTTCGTTTTGAGTCAAGACA aaaacgCTGGCGATGCTGATAACAAGTACAAGTGGGCACCCGTGAAGGCCGGAGGATATAAGCCCAAGCCCCGGAGCAGTGTTGGCTGCACTGTGGCTGCCAATGGCAAGGCCTATACCTTCGGCGGTGTTATGGACGTCGATGAGGACGACGAAGATGTCCATGGACAGTTTGGCGATGATCTTCTGGCCTTCGATTTGACCTCTCAAACGTGGAGATTGCAGGAGATCCAGGCGAAAACTAGTCCCGCTGAGAAAAAGGAATCGGACGAGAGTAAGGATGTTGAAATGTCGGCTCCAGATAAGCCCGTGACCACCACAACAGATGGGATTTTTACGGTCACCGTTGGAGGACCAAGTACGAGTACTCCATATGTGTCCAACATACCCAGCCTTTTTCCCAAAGCCAAACCATCGAATGTACCATCTCCGCGCATGAATCCCGGACTTTGCGTTTGCAAGGGAACACTATATATCTTTGGTGGAATCTTTGAGGAGGACGCCAAGCAGTTGACCTACAACGATTTCTACTCTCTGGACTTGCACAAAATGGAGTGGAAGGTTATAATACCCAATAACTTGAAGGCCCACGCCTGGGAGGATAGCGATAGCAGTAGTTCCGACGAGGAATGCAGCAGTAACGATGAGGACAGCTCCAACGACTCGGATATGGATACAGATTAG